Proteins encoded within one genomic window of uncultured Sphingopyxis sp.:
- a CDS encoding RlmE family RNA methyltransferase codes for MSGGKGGSAKGSGGRGGLHVRVKTAKRRSTSSTRWLQRQLNDPYVRRAQAEGYRSRAAYKLIELDDKFGFLKKARAVVDLGITPGGWSQVVRKTNPRARVAGIDLLHCEPIEGVEILEMDFMDDAAPDALIEALGSAPDLVISDMAANTVGHPQTDHLRTIGLAETAADFAVQNLLPGGTFVAKVFAGGADRELLTLLKRYFSTVKHAKPPASRKGSPELYVIAQGFKGRQDGGEADAE; via the coding sequence ATGAGCGGCGGCAAGGGCGGGAGCGCCAAAGGGTCGGGGGGGCGCGGCGGACTGCATGTGCGCGTGAAGACCGCGAAGCGGCGCAGCACCTCCTCGACGCGCTGGCTGCAACGCCAGTTGAACGATCCCTATGTCCGCCGCGCGCAGGCCGAAGGCTATCGTTCGCGCGCCGCCTACAAGCTGATCGAGCTCGACGACAAATTCGGTTTCCTCAAGAAGGCCCGCGCGGTCGTCGACCTCGGCATCACGCCGGGCGGCTGGTCGCAGGTCGTGCGCAAGACGAACCCGCGCGCGCGTGTCGCCGGGATCGACCTGCTCCACTGCGAACCGATCGAAGGCGTCGAAATCCTCGAGATGGATTTCATGGACGATGCCGCGCCCGACGCCTTGATCGAGGCGCTGGGCAGCGCCCCCGACCTCGTCATTTCGGACATGGCGGCGAACACCGTCGGCCATCCGCAGACCGACCATCTGCGCACGATCGGGCTCGCCGAAACCGCCGCAGATTTCGCCGTGCAGAATCTGCTCCCCGGCGGGACGTTCGTCGCGAAAGTGTTCGCGGGCGGCGCCGATCGCGAATTGCTGACTTTACTAAAGCGATATTTTTCAACCGTAAAGCACGCCAAGCCGCCCGCCAGCCGCAAGGGATCGCCCGAACTCTATGTTATCGCGCAAGGGTTCAAGGGCCGTCAGGATGGGGGCGAGGCGGACGCCGAATAA
- a CDS encoding Ppx/GppA phosphatase family protein, which translates to MRQMAAPSGRSPRPGPAARGRKAGGDVRPESRPLPITRPRSYAAIDLGTNNCRLLIARPQNGELVVIDAFSRIVRLGEGLHGTGRISEAAMDRTVAALAICADKLRRRHVSLSRAVATEACRRASNGEELAERVRRETGIVLDIISAAEEAKLAVLGCHNLMEPGDGPALIFDIGGGSTELMHVEVADHDVRIHDWISAPWGVVSLTEHAPLPDDSLAGRQAAYAHMRAVTRDAFAAFAARAERFAGQPLRLLGTSGTVTTLASVFLNLPRYDRRAVDGLVVPADAMREISRRLADASIADRAEIACIGRERADLVVAGCAILESIIDLWPAARVGVADRGIREGILRTLAMQGRDIPVTRREYRK; encoded by the coding sequence ATGCGGCAAATGGCAGCGCCATCAGGGCGGTCGCCGCGGCCCGGCCCGGCGGCAAGAGGACGAAAAGCGGGCGGCGACGTGCGCCCCGAATCGCGCCCATTGCCGATCACGCGGCCGCGCAGCTATGCCGCGATCGACCTCGGCACCAACAATTGCAGATTGCTGATCGCGCGCCCGCAAAATGGCGAGCTCGTCGTCATCGACGCCTTTTCGCGCATCGTGCGGCTGGGCGAAGGGCTGCACGGCACCGGGCGGATCAGCGAGGCGGCGATGGACCGCACCGTCGCGGCGCTGGCGATCTGCGCCGACAAGCTGCGCCGCCGCCACGTCTCGCTGTCGCGCGCGGTTGCGACCGAGGCGTGCCGCCGCGCGAGCAACGGCGAGGAACTGGCCGAGCGCGTCCGCCGCGAGACCGGCATTGTGCTCGACATCATCTCGGCCGCCGAGGAAGCGAAACTGGCGGTGCTCGGCTGCCACAATCTGATGGAACCCGGCGACGGCCCGGCGCTGATCTTCGACATCGGCGGCGGCTCGACCGAGTTGATGCACGTCGAGGTCGCCGACCATGACGTCCGCATCCACGACTGGATCAGCGCGCCGTGGGGCGTCGTGTCGCTGACCGAGCACGCGCCGCTGCCCGACGACAGCCTGGCGGGCCGCCAGGCCGCCTATGCCCATATGCGCGCGGTGACGCGCGACGCCTTCGCCGCCTTCGCCGCGCGCGCCGAACGCTTCGCCGGCCAGCCGCTGCGCCTGCTCGGCACCAGCGGCACGGTGACGACGCTCGCCAGCGTCTTCCTGAACCTGCCGCGTTACGACCGGCGCGCGGTCGATGGGCTCGTCGTCCCCGCCGACGCGATGCGCGAGATCAGCCGCCGCCTCGCCGACGCGAGCATCGCCGACCGCGCCGAGATCGCGTGCATCGGCCGCGAGCGCGCCGACCTGGTCGTCGCGGGCTGCGCGATCCTCGAAAGCATCATCGACCTGTGGCCCGCGGCGCGCGTCGGCGTCGCCGACCGCGGCATCCGCGAGGGCATATTGCGCACGCTGGCGATGCAGGGCCGCGACATTCCCGTCACGCGCCGCGAGTATCGCAAATGA
- a CDS encoding glycine zipper 2TM domain-containing protein → MKKMVTLSIAALMSTATLGLATPAAAQNGYYDQGGYSSYYSGYDRDDRRYDRRDYRRYDRRDYRSDRRYYRGDRRHYRQCDKGTGGTVIGAIAGGLAGHEIAGRGDKTVGTIIGGAVGALAGRAIDKGNDGCR, encoded by the coding sequence ATGAAAAAGATGGTGACTCTCTCGATCGCCGCCCTGATGTCCACCGCGACGCTGGGCCTGGCAACGCCCGCCGCGGCGCAGAATGGTTATTATGACCAGGGCGGCTATTCGAGCTATTACAGCGGCTACGACCGCGACGACCGTCGCTATGACCGCCGCGACTATCGCCGCTACGACCGCCGCGATTACCGGAGCGATCGCCGCTATTACCGCGGTGACCGCCGCCATTATCGCCAGTGCGACAAGGGCACCGGCGGCACCGTGATCGGCGCGATCGCGGGCGGTCTGGCCGGTCATGAAATCGCCGGTCGCGGCGACAAGACGGTCGGCACGATCATCGGCGGCGCCGTCGGCGCCCTCGCCGGCCGCGCGATCGACAAGGGGAACGACGGCTGCCGTTAA
- a CDS encoding esterase-like activity of phytase family protein: MRRLLLAALIFVALGPMPGAVMRFPETNLTQSAAARPLRFAPEEGGMMRFVRGWHLVSPHSRFGGFSALARVGPGRFQLAGDNGYWTRLALDSHGGVSDAEIRPLPTPDGRPARKSMVDAEAMFVDPVSGKSWIALEGINQIWRLGAGLAAIEARRKLPRPHWPANRGPEAMVRLADGRTIIFSEDAGDDPRGREGLIYRGDPAAPGPAPIRFFYASDGRGLVSDAAPLPDGRILLVHRRLGFDPMFTTIVAIVDPAEIKENAVVRARTIGRVPRPLAENYEGAAVSVEGGRSFLWLVADNNFNVWQRSLLLQFELVDLPPKRRPDSKKAAR; this comes from the coding sequence ATGCGCCGCTTGCTCCTCGCCGCCCTGATCTTCGTCGCGCTCGGGCCGATGCCCGGCGCGGTCATGCGTTTCCCGGAAACGAATCTGACCCAGAGCGCCGCCGCGCGCCCGCTGCGGTTCGCGCCAGAGGAAGGGGGCATGATGCGCTTCGTGCGCGGCTGGCATCTCGTCAGCCCGCACAGCCGCTTCGGCGGCTTCTCCGCGCTCGCGCGGGTCGGACCCGGCCGATTCCAGCTGGCCGGCGACAATGGCTATTGGACACGGTTGGCGCTCGATTCGCATGGCGGCGTTTCCGATGCCGAAATCCGCCCGCTGCCCACTCCGGACGGGCGCCCGGCGCGCAAGTCGATGGTCGATGCCGAGGCGATGTTCGTCGACCCGGTGAGCGGCAAGAGCTGGATCGCGCTCGAGGGGATCAACCAGATCTGGCGGCTGGGCGCCGGCCTCGCGGCGATCGAGGCGCGCCGCAAGCTGCCCCGGCCGCACTGGCCCGCGAATCGCGGTCCCGAAGCGATGGTCCGGCTCGCCGACGGGCGCACCATCATCTTTTCGGAAGATGCCGGCGATGATCCGCGCGGGCGCGAAGGGCTGATCTATCGCGGCGACCCCGCCGCGCCCGGCCCGGCGCCGATCCGCTTCTTCTACGCGTCGGACGGCCGGGGGCTCGTCAGCGACGCCGCGCCGCTGCCCGACGGGCGGATCCTGCTCGTCCACCGGCGGCTCGGTTTCGATCCGATGTTCACGACGATCGTCGCGATCGTCGATCCCGCCGAGATCAAGGAGAATGCGGTCGTTCGCGCGCGGACGATCGGCCGCGTTCCCCGACCGCTCGCCGAAAATTACGAAGGCGCGGCGGTTTCGGTCGAAGGCGGGCGTAGCTTCCTCTGGCTCGTCGCCGACAATAATTTCAACGTCTGGCAGCGCAGCCTGCTGCTGCAATTCGAGCTGGTGGACCTGCCGCCCAAAAGAAGGCCGGACAGCAAAAAGGCCGCGCGGTAA
- the rpmB gene encoding 50S ribosomal protein L28, with protein MSRICELTGKGRQVGHNVSHANNKTKRTFLPNLQNVTLLSDALGKGVKLRVSTHGLRSVEHNGGLDNWLLKAGDDQLSANARKLKKEVTKKLAEKAA; from the coding sequence ATGTCGCGCATTTGCGAACTGACCGGCAAGGGCCGCCAGGTGGGCCACAATGTCAGCCACGCCAACAACAAGACCAAGCGCACCTTCCTGCCGAACCTGCAGAATGTGACCTTGCTGTCGGACGCGCTCGGCAAGGGCGTGAAGCTGCGCGTGTCGACGCACGGCCTGCGCTCGGTCGAGCATAACGGCGGTCTCGACAACTGGCTGCTCAAGGCCGGCGACGACCAGCTGTCGGCGAATGCCCGCAAGCTGAAGAAGGAAGTGACGAAGAAGCTGGCCGAAAAGGCCGCCTGA
- the tadA gene encoding tRNA adenosine(34) deaminase TadA has translation MSRLPLPEPMRRALDLARIAAEWGEVPVGAVIVKDGEVIAEGHNRPRESHDPTAHAEIVAIRMAAAKLGNERLDSCDLYVTLEPCAMCAGAIAHARIARLYYGADDPKGGAVVHGPRTFAQPTTHHRPEIYDGIGEEEAAALLRDFFATRR, from the coding sequence ATGTCCCGTCTTCCGCTTCCCGAACCGATGCGCCGCGCGCTCGATCTGGCTCGCATCGCCGCCGAATGGGGCGAAGTGCCCGTCGGCGCGGTGATCGTCAAGGACGGCGAGGTCATCGCCGAGGGGCACAACCGCCCGCGCGAATCGCACGACCCGACCGCGCACGCCGAAATCGTCGCGATTCGCATGGCCGCCGCGAAACTCGGCAACGAACGGCTGGACAGCTGCGATCTATATGTAACGCTCGAACCCTGCGCGATGTGCGCGGGCGCGATCGCCCACGCGCGAATCGCGCGTCTCTATTACGGCGCCGACGATCCGAAGGGCGGCGCGGTCGTCCACGGCCCGCGCACCTTTGCGCAGCCGACGACCCACCATCGGCCGGAGATCTACGACGGGATAGGCGAAGAGGAAGCGGCGGCGCTGCTCAGGGATTTCTTCGCGACGCGGCGGTAG
- a CDS encoding NAD-dependent deacylase, protein MSPIQNIVILTGAGVSAESGIDTFRDAGGLWEQHRVEDVATPEAFARDPDLVLRFYDMRREAIQTREPNAAHRALARLDAEWPGELLIVTQNVDDLHERAGAKRLIHMHGEHLNAWCTACDNRVPWTGPLLDRPACSACGMAGYLRPDIVWFGEMPYRMDEIYHALNRADLFVSIGTSGAVYPAAGFVREARAAGATTLELNMEPSQGSYWFDEARHGPATALVPAWVAEMLGG, encoded by the coding sequence ATGAGCCCCATCCAGAATATCGTCATCCTGACCGGCGCGGGCGTGTCCGCCGAGAGCGGCATCGACACCTTCCGCGACGCGGGCGGATTGTGGGAACAGCACCGCGTCGAGGATGTCGCGACCCCCGAGGCCTTTGCCCGCGATCCCGATCTGGTGCTGCGCTTTTACGACATGCGGCGCGAGGCGATCCAGACCAGGGAGCCCAATGCGGCGCACCGGGCGCTCGCGCGGCTCGACGCCGAATGGCCGGGCGAACTCCTGATCGTCACCCAGAATGTCGACGACCTCCACGAGCGCGCGGGGGCGAAGCGGTTGATCCATATGCACGGCGAGCATCTGAATGCCTGGTGTACCGCGTGCGACAATCGCGTGCCATGGACGGGGCCGCTGCTGGATCGCCCCGCGTGCAGCGCGTGCGGGATGGCCGGATACCTCCGCCCCGACATCGTCTGGTTCGGCGAGATGCCGTACCGGATGGACGAGATTTACCACGCCCTGAACCGCGCCGACCTGTTCGTGTCGATCGGCACCTCGGGCGCGGTCTATCCCGCCGCCGGTTTCGTGCGCGAGGCACGGGCGGCGGGGGCGACGACGCTCGAGCTCAATATGGAGCCGAGCCAGGGGAGTTACTGGTTCGACGAGGCGCGGCACGGGCCGGCGACGGCGCTGGTGCCGGCGTGGGTGGCGGAGATGCTGGGCGGGTGA
- the dapB gene encoding 4-hydroxy-tetrahydrodipicolinate reductase: MTSIGIIGSEGRMGVALSAAISEAGQRSCGVDRGGNVAKLAAGADVLVDFSSPAALEATLDACVAAKKPIVVGTTGLEERHHYLIDDAARDIAVLQTGNTSLGVTLLAHLVREAAARLDPEYDIEIVEMHHRNKVDAPSGTALLLGEAAAEGRHIDLAKCSERGRDGLTGARGHGKIGFASLRGGTVAGDHDVIFAGPEEMITLSHRAENRMIFARGAVRAALWLIRQKPGRYTMPQVLGL; this comes from the coding sequence ATGACCAGCATCGGCATTATCGGCAGCGAAGGGCGGATGGGCGTCGCGCTCTCCGCCGCCATCTCCGAGGCGGGGCAACGCAGCTGCGGCGTCGATCGCGGCGGCAATGTCGCAAAGCTCGCGGCGGGGGCGGACGTGCTCGTCGATTTCTCCTCGCCCGCCGCGCTCGAAGCGACGCTCGACGCCTGCGTCGCGGCGAAGAAGCCCATCGTCGTCGGCACGACCGGGCTCGAGGAACGCCACCATTATCTGATCGACGATGCCGCGAGGGATATCGCCGTGCTCCAGACGGGCAATACCTCGCTCGGCGTCACTCTGCTCGCGCATCTGGTGCGCGAGGCGGCGGCGCGGCTCGACCCCGAATATGATATCGAGATCGTCGAGATGCACCACAGGAACAAGGTTGACGCGCCGAGCGGCACCGCGCTGCTGCTCGGAGAGGCGGCTGCCGAAGGGCGCCACATCGACCTCGCCAAATGTTCGGAACGCGGCCGCGACGGCCTCACCGGCGCGCGCGGGCACGGCAAGATCGGCTTCGCGAGCCTGCGCGGCGGCACCGTCGCGGGCGACCATGACGTGATCTTCGCGGGGCCCGAGGAAATGATTACGCTGTCGCACCGCGCCGAAAACCGCATGATCTTCGCGCGCGGCGCGGTGCGCGCAGCGCTGTGGCTGATCCGTCAGAAGCCAGGGCGCTACACGATGCCGCAGGTGCTGGGGCTATGA
- a CDS encoding restriction endonuclease gives MMKMERRFQIEVDGLPDLPGMMLVTVEALRDLGGSATIQELDERVIELEGVSEEEQSFSMPRDENRPRVNYYLAWARTYLKRGGALENSARAVWALTEAGSTISSIEETRAIYELVTLEERARAKAKRSAAKLAGVEAVETPESEPDNAEDWKSQLLAVLVSMAPDAFERLSQRLLREAGFTKVEVRGKSGDGGIDGLGVLRVNLVSFQVYFQCKRWKGSVGSKEIRDFRGALQGRADKGLFITTGHFTSQASDEATRDGAIAIDLIDGDRLCDLLKENRLGVETAMIERVKIDPDWFGGI, from the coding sequence ATGATGAAAATGGAGAGGCGGTTCCAGATTGAGGTCGACGGCTTGCCGGATTTGCCGGGGATGATGCTGGTCACTGTCGAGGCGCTGAGGGATTTGGGTGGATCAGCTACGATTCAAGAGCTTGATGAACGGGTCATCGAATTGGAAGGGGTGTCCGAGGAAGAACAATCATTCTCCATGCCGCGTGACGAAAATCGCCCAAGGGTGAACTACTACCTCGCTTGGGCAAGGACCTATTTGAAACGGGGCGGCGCGTTAGAGAACTCCGCGAGAGCGGTTTGGGCGCTGACCGAAGCAGGATCGACTATTTCCTCGATCGAGGAAACGCGCGCAATCTATGAGCTCGTAACTTTAGAAGAGCGAGCCCGTGCCAAAGCCAAGCGCAGCGCGGCTAAGTTGGCCGGTGTGGAGGCTGTAGAGACTCCGGAGTCAGAGCCAGACAACGCAGAAGATTGGAAATCTCAGCTTCTGGCAGTGCTTGTTTCCATGGCGCCCGATGCTTTTGAGCGACTCTCGCAACGCCTACTTCGCGAGGCTGGATTTACGAAGGTCGAAGTCAGAGGGAAATCAGGAGACGGGGGGATAGACGGTCTTGGAGTTTTGCGAGTGAACCTTGTTTCGTTCCAAGTTTATTTCCAATGCAAACGATGGAAAGGCAGCGTCGGATCAAAGGAGATTAGGGACTTTCGGGGCGCATTACAGGGTCGGGCGGACAAGGGGCTTTTTATAACGACCGGCCATTTTACCAGCCAAGCGTCCGACGAAGCCACTCGCGACGGAGCGATTGCGATCGATTTGATTGACGGAGATCGCCTCTGCGATCTTCTGAAGGAGAATAGGCTGGGCGTTGAAACGGCAATGATCGAAAGAGTCAAAATCGATCCGGATTGGTTTGGCGGTATTTGA
- the nth gene encoding endonuclease III: MKKADIFEFYRRLAELNPSPETELEFGNTYQLLVAVVLSAQATDVGVNKATRALFRDVKTPQQMIDLGEEGLKQHIKTIGLFNAKAKNVIALSEILVRDFGGEVPADRDTLVELPGVGRKTANVVMNCAFGAETFAVDTHIFRVGNRTGLAPGKTPLAVEKKLERETPQPFRVGAHHWLILHGRYICKARTPECWRCPVADLCRYKPKTPAPKGWKAAV, translated from the coding sequence ATGAAAAAGGCCGATATTTTCGAATTCTACCGCCGTCTCGCCGAGCTCAACCCCAGCCCCGAGACCGAGCTGGAGTTCGGCAACACCTATCAGCTGCTCGTCGCGGTGGTGCTTTCGGCGCAGGCGACCGACGTCGGCGTGAACAAGGCGACGCGGGCGCTATTCCGCGACGTGAAGACGCCGCAGCAAATGATCGATCTCGGCGAGGAGGGGCTCAAGCAGCATATCAAGACGATCGGGCTGTTCAACGCGAAGGCGAAAAATGTCATCGCCCTCAGCGAAATCCTCGTCCGCGACTTCGGCGGCGAAGTGCCCGCCGACCGCGACACGCTCGTCGAGCTTCCGGGCGTCGGGCGCAAGACCGCCAATGTCGTGATGAACTGCGCCTTCGGGGCGGAGACCTTCGCGGTCGACACCCATATCTTCCGCGTCGGCAACCGCACCGGCCTCGCCCCCGGCAAAACCCCGCTCGCGGTCGAAAAGAAGCTGGAGAGGGAAACCCCGCAGCCCTTCCGCGTCGGCGCGCACCACTGGCTGATCCTCCACGGCCGCTACATCTGCAAGGCGCGCACCCCCGAATGCTGGCGCTGCCCGGTCGCCGACCTCTGCCGCTACAAGCCCAAGACGCCCGCGCCCAAGGGGTGGAAGGCGGCCGTATGA
- a CDS encoding M20/M25/M40 family metallo-hydrolase: MRFASALLASAALLAAAPVHAKPADPAVAKKILKDSVAIPTVEGRGKVPELAAYYAGVLKAAGYADSDIEITPMGETATFAATLHGTTKQKPIVLLGHMDVVEADPKDWTRDPFVPVEENGYIFGRGSEDNKFDVAMMVATMAALKKEGFRPKRSIILALSGDEETSMTTTRALAAKYKNAEFALNGDGGGGLIGEDGKPQYYGLQAGEKTYADFTLEVTNPGGHSSRPSDTNAIVQLSAALEKVGAYRFAPQQNELTKVGMPIVADQVGGEIGAALKAFAANPADAAAIAKIRAEPEYVGQIGTTCVPTLVKGGHAENALPQRATANINCRIFPGVAVEAVRAELEKVIADPAIEVKTDPDASASDASPLRPDVMAAVKKAVHARAPGLPIIPSMSAGATDSYHFRAQGVPSYGVAGLFSKANDSFAHGLNERVPVAAIEPALAHWDSLLRDLSK; the protein is encoded by the coding sequence ATGCGTTTTGCTTCCGCCTTGCTTGCTTCCGCCGCCCTGCTCGCCGCGGCGCCCGTCCATGCCAAGCCCGCCGATCCCGCGGTGGCGAAGAAGATCCTCAAGGACAGCGTCGCGATCCCGACCGTCGAGGGCCGCGGCAAGGTTCCCGAACTCGCGGCCTATTATGCGGGCGTGCTCAAGGCGGCGGGCTATGCCGACAGCGACATCGAAATCACCCCGATGGGCGAGACCGCGACCTTCGCCGCGACGCTCCACGGCACGACGAAGCAAAAGCCGATCGTGCTGCTCGGCCATATGGACGTCGTCGAGGCCGATCCCAAGGACTGGACGCGCGACCCCTTCGTGCCGGTCGAGGAAAATGGCTATATTTTCGGGCGCGGGTCGGAGGACAACAAGTTCGACGTCGCGATGATGGTCGCGACGATGGCCGCGCTCAAGAAGGAGGGCTTCAGGCCGAAGCGGTCGATCATCTTGGCTTTGTCGGGCGACGAGGAAACCTCGATGACGACGACGCGCGCGCTCGCGGCCAAATATAAGAACGCCGAATTCGCATTGAACGGCGACGGCGGCGGCGGGCTGATCGGCGAGGACGGCAAGCCGCAATATTACGGGCTGCAGGCGGGCGAAAAAACCTATGCCGATTTCACGCTCGAAGTCACCAATCCCGGCGGGCACAGCTCGCGCCCGTCGGATACCAACGCGATCGTCCAGCTGTCGGCCGCACTCGAAAAGGTCGGCGCCTATCGCTTCGCGCCGCAGCAGAACGAATTGACCAAGGTCGGCATGCCGATCGTCGCCGATCAGGTCGGCGGCGAGATCGGCGCGGCGTTGAAAGCCTTCGCCGCGAACCCCGCCGACGCGGCGGCGATCGCGAAGATCCGCGCCGAGCCCGAATATGTCGGCCAGATCGGCACCACCTGCGTCCCGACGCTGGTCAAGGGCGGCCACGCCGAAAATGCGCTGCCCCAGCGCGCGACCGCGAACATCAACTGCCGCATCTTTCCGGGCGTTGCGGTCGAAGCGGTGCGCGCCGAGCTTGAGAAAGTCATCGCCGACCCCGCGATCGAGGTGAAGACCGATCCCGATGCGAGCGCCAGCGACGCCTCGCCGCTGCGCCCCGACGTGATGGCGGCGGTGAAGAAGGCGGTGCATGCCCGCGCGCCGGGCCTGCCGATCATCCCCTCGATGAGCGCGGGGGCGACCGACTCCTATCATTTCCGCGCGCAGGGCGTGCCGAGCTACGGCGTCGCGGGCCTCTTCTCGAAAGCGAACGACAGCTTCGCCCACGGCCTCAACGAGCGCGTCCCCGTGGCGGCGATCGAACCCGCGCTCGCGCATTGGGACAGTCTGCTGAGGGATTTGTCGAAATAG
- a CDS encoding TetR family transcriptional regulator C-terminal domain-containing protein translates to MQPARQAFRRESADARRADLIEATAACLAEQGLAGTNVRAICARAGVSPGLLRHYYGGIDDLVAATYQATSDRMDAIFAAAVESAGADPRARLTAYLTASFRPPVTGPELLGAWTAFWALARSDARMAEIHAESYAGYRARLAELLIACGARDAGRLAIMLTAMVDGLWLELSLDAGSFGAEAAAAMVERAVGALLPP, encoded by the coding sequence ATGCAGCCCGCTCGCCAAGCCTTTAGGCGCGAAAGCGCCGATGCCCGCAGGGCGGACCTGATCGAGGCGACGGCGGCGTGCCTCGCCGAACAGGGGCTGGCGGGCACCAATGTGCGCGCGATCTGCGCAAGGGCGGGCGTATCGCCGGGGCTGCTGCGCCATTATTACGGCGGCATCGACGATCTGGTCGCCGCGACCTATCAGGCGACGAGCGACCGGATGGATGCGATTTTCGCGGCCGCGGTCGAAAGCGCCGGAGCCGATCCGCGCGCGCGGCTGACCGCCTATCTGACCGCGAGCTTTCGCCCGCCGGTGACCGGTCCCGAACTGCTCGGCGCGTGGACCGCCTTCTGGGCGCTGGCGCGGAGCGACGCGCGGATGGCCGAAATCCACGCGGAAAGTTACGCGGGCTATCGCGCGCGGCTGGCGGAGCTGCTGATCGCGTGCGGCGCGCGCGACGCCGGGCGGCTCGCGATCATGCTGACCGCGATGGTCGACGGGCTGTGGCTCGAACTGTCGCTCGACGCGGGAAGCTTCGGCGCCGAGGCGGCGGCGGCGATGGTCGAGCGGGCGGTCGGGGCATTGCTGCCTCCATAA
- a CDS encoding aromatic ring-hydroxylating dioxygenase subunit alpha translates to MATLRGTFDDIDPLEGWSLPAWTYSDPDFHAVEVERIFRPSWQVVCHDSDIPNPGDWHGIDYIGESVILIRGTDRNVRAFTNVCRHRGSRLVDAAAGCAKKLVCPYHAWTYELDGRLTGVPDSASYPALDKGKAGLAPVEAENWRGFWFVRLADDGGPSVASMMAPYEEQIAPYRFEELGALGRVTLRPREVNWKNVGDNYSDGLHIPVAHPGLTRLFGKSYGVEAEERVDRMWGNLVDRPSPNWSERLYQRLLPPVPHLPEAKQRHWLYFKLWPNVAFDIYPDQVDFMQWLPTGPASCLIREISYALPDGRREMKAARYLNWRINRQVNAEDTALITRVQQGMASKTFSMGPLSDKEVCLKHFCSRMRDIIPEARLEHPPAAGWSKA, encoded by the coding sequence ATGGCAACGCTGCGCGGCACCTTCGACGACATCGACCCGCTCGAAGGCTGGTCGCTGCCGGCGTGGACCTACAGCGACCCCGACTTCCACGCGGTCGAGGTGGAGCGCATCTTCCGCCCCAGCTGGCAGGTCGTGTGCCACGACAGCGACATCCCGAACCCCGGCGACTGGCACGGCATCGACTATATCGGCGAAAGCGTCATCCTGATCCGCGGCACCGACCGCAATGTCCGCGCCTTCACCAACGTCTGCCGCCACCGCGGCTCGCGCCTCGTCGACGCCGCGGCGGGCTGCGCGAAGAAGCTTGTCTGCCCCTATCATGCCTGGACTTACGAACTCGACGGCCGGCTGACCGGCGTCCCCGATTCGGCGAGCTATCCGGCGCTCGACAAGGGCAAGGCCGGGCTCGCTCCGGTCGAGGCCGAAAACTGGCGCGGCTTCTGGTTCGTCCGGCTCGCCGACGACGGCGGCCCCTCGGTCGCGTCGATGATGGCGCCCTATGAGGAGCAGATCGCCCCCTATCGCTTCGAGGAACTCGGCGCGCTCGGCCGCGTCACGCTACGCCCGCGCGAGGTCAACTGGAAGAATGTCGGCGACAATTATTCGGACGGCCTCCACATCCCCGTCGCGCACCCCGGCCTGACGCGGCTGTTCGGCAAAAGCTATGGCGTCGAGGCCGAGGAACGCGTCGACCGCATGTGGGGCAACCTCGTCGACCGGCCATCGCCGAACTGGTCCGAACGCCTGTATCAGCGGTTGCTGCCGCCCGTCCCGCATCTGCCGGAGGCGAAGCAGCGCCACTGGCTCTATTTCAAGCTCTGGCCCAATGTCGCCTTCGACATCTATCCCGACCAGGTCGATTTCATGCAATGGCTGCCCACCGGCCCGGCGAGCTGCCTGATCCGGGAAATCTCCTATGCGCTTCCCGATGGGCGTCGCGAGATGAAGGCGGCGCGCTACCTCAATTGGCGCATCAACCGTCAGGTCAACGCCGAGGACACCGCGCTGATCACCCGCGTCCAGCAGGGGATGGCGTCGAAGACATTCTCGATGGGACCGCTCAGCGACAAGGAAGTGTGCCTCAAGCATTTCTGTTCGCGGATGCGCGACATCATCCCCGAAGCGCGGCTCGAGCATCCGCCGGCGGCGGGGTGGAGCAAGGCATGA